A stretch of DNA from Mycoplasma wenyonii str. Massachusetts:
GAGTTTTGGAACTAATCCAACTCTCTACTAATTCCTTAGAAAGTTGAAAGACTGAATCCCCAGAGCTAGAACCTAAAACTTTAAGTGCAAGCTCTTTATTTTCCATATCCCCCAAATCTTATATAAAGATTAATTACTTCTGGTTCTTCATTCTCCTTACATATCTAGGATCTTTGCTCGGAAACTTAACAAAATCTTCATCAGAATCTGCAATCTCCCCAACCACTTCTTTTTCAATAGTGGGACTAACAGTTCCACCTCTACAACTTGTTTGTATCTCCAATATATTTCTAATAGTTCCACTAACAAAATAGAAAGTAGTTATTGCGGGCAATACTACTAAAGAGAGTGCAGAAAGAAAAACTAAAGAAATAAAGAGTAGTACAGTTAC
This window harbors:
- a CDS encoding DUF1218 domain-containing protein, whose translation is MTKQNFLCCCKNRWTKYGPCKRIVVTVLLFISLVFLSALSLVVLPAITTFYFVSGTIRNILEIQTSCRGGTVSPTIEKEVVGEIADSDEDFVKFPSKDPRYVRRMKNQK